GACCCGCGCCGCCGGCCCCGGCGCTCTCGCGCGACGAGGTGCGCCGAGGGCTCTCGTCCTTCGGGGCGCAGCTCGTGCCGCCGCGCCACCTCGCGACGGACCTCTTCGCGGGTTTCCCCTACTTCGTCGGCCTGCGCGCGACGACCGGTTTCTTCGGCCGGAAGCACGTCGGGATGGACGGGGGCATCGGGCTTCGGAGCTACGGCGCCGTGACGGAGTTCGGCGTGCACTCCAAGCTCCGACTCCTGTCGCTCGAGCCCCTCGCGCTGGGAGTGCTCTTCGAGGTCGGCGGGGGCGGGGGCCCGAGCGGTCGGAATAACTTCTATCTCGACCTGGGAGGGGTGGCCACGCTCGCCTTCCGTCGCATTCTCGCCTTCACCGCGCGCGCCTACTTCGACATCTACAGCGACCGGCACTGCCCCGGAACGGCCACGACCGGCGAGCTCGGCATCTGTGTGGCGCCGCCGACCGGACTCTCCGCCGCCGAGATGCGGCGCCGCTTCGTCGGGCTGCGTTTCATGCTCTCCGCTGCGGTCGAGGTGGCGGTGAGCCGCTGGCTGAGCCTCTTCCTGCTCTTCGAGGGGCCGCCCTTCCAGCCGGGGCGTCGCGCCTTCACCGATGCCTTCGCCGGCCCGATGCCCGAGAGCGATCCGGGCACCTATCTACGCCTCGGCGTGACCTTCAAGCTCTAACGCGGCGGCACTGCGAAGAGAAACGGCGGGGCTGGCCAACCGGGGCGGCCTCGGGGATGATCCACGACCCTCGTTCCGCTGGAGAGCCAACATGTCTTCCTTCGCCCACCTGCATCTGCACAGCCAGTACAGCCTGCTGGACGGAGCGATCCGGCTGAAGGACCTCTTTCCGCGGGTGAAAGAGTACGGCATGAACGCGGTCGCGCTCACCGACCACGGCAACATGTTCGGCGCCGTGGACTTCTACAAGGAGGCGAAGAAGCAGGGGGTCAAACCGATCTTCGGCTGCGAGGTCTACATCGCCGACGGGGAGATGAAGGAGAAGACCAGCCGGCGGAGCTATCACTTCGTGCTCCTCGCGAAGAACGAGGAGGGGTACCGGAACCTGACCCACCTGGTCAGTATGGGGTACCTCGAGGGCTTCTACTACAACCCGCGCATCGACAAGGCGCTCTTGCGCAAGCACGCGGCGGGGCTCGTCGGGCTCTCGGCCTGCCTCGGGGGAGAGGTGGCGCAGACCCTGCTCAACCGCGGGAGCGACGCGGCGGCGGAGACCATCCGCGAGTACCAGTCGATCTTCGAGCCGGAGAGCTTCTTCCTCGAGGTGCAGCCGAACGGCCTCGCGGAGCAGGAGCAGGTCAACGAGGACCTGATCAAGCTCGCGCACCGGATGAACGTTCGCTTGGTGGCCACGAACGACTGCCACTACGTGGACCGCAAGGACGCCCGGGCGCACGACTGCCTGATGTGCATCCAGACCGGCAAGCTGGTCTCCGACGAGAACCGGCTGAAGCACGACGTGGACGAGTACTACCTCAAGCCCCCCGAGGAGATGGAACGCGCGTTCAGCCGGATCCCCGAGGCCCTCGAGTGCGCGGCGGCGATCGCGGAGCTGTGCAACGTGAAGCTCGAGCTCGGCAAGACCTATCTGCCGCGCTTTCAGCCGCCGGGAGGAGGCGACCCCGAGGGCTATCTGCGAACGCTGGCCTTCGAAGGGCTCGCCCGACGATTCGCAGAGATGCGGGACCGGGGGCAGACCCCCGACGAGCAGACCTACCGGGAACGGCTCGAGCTCGAGCTGGACGTGATCCAGCGGATGGGCTTCTCCAGCTACTTCCTCATCGTCTGGGACTTCATCCGCTTCGCCAAGGAGAAGGGGGTCCCGGTGGGGCCGGGCCGGGGCAGCGGCGCGGGCTCCCTCGCCGCCTACTCGCTCCGCATCACGGACCTCGACCCGCTCCCCTATAACCTCCTCTTCGAGCGCTTCCTGAACCCGGAGCGGGTGAGCATGCCCGACTTCGACGTCGACTTCTGCAAGAACCGCCGCGGGGAGGTGATCCGCTACGTCACGGAGAAGTACGGCCGCGACAATGTGGGCCAGATCGTGACCATGCATCAGCTCAAGGCGCGCGGCGTGACCCGCGACGTGGCGCGGGTCCTCGGGATCAGCTACGCCGAAGCGGACCAGGTGGCCAAGCTCATCCCCGAGCCCATCGCCGGCAAGCACGTGAGCATTCCCGAGGCGCTCGCTCAAGAGCCGCGCCTGAAGGAGCTGGCCGCGGCGAACCCGAAGGTGGCCGAGCTGCTCGAGATCGCCAGCGCCCTCGAGGGGCTGAACCGGCACGCGGGGACCCACGCGGCCGGGATCGTGATCGGGGAGCGACCTCTCTGGGAGTACGTGCCGTGCTTTCGCGGGCAGGAGGGCGAGCTGGTGACCCAGTTCGCGATGAAGGAGGTGGAGGAGGCCGGCCTCGTCAAGTTCGACTTCCTCGGCCTGAAGACGCTCACCATCCTCGACGACGCGGTCCGGATGATCAACCGCGACGGCGCCGTGCTGGACCTCCAGCGCGTTCCGCTCGACGACCGGGCGACCTACGAGATGATCGGCGCGGGGAACACCACGGGGGTGTTCCAGCTCGAATCCTCGGGCTTCAAGGAGCTCTTGAAGAAGCTGCAGCCCGATTGCTTCGAGGACATCGTGGCGGCGGTGGCGCTCTACCGGCCGGGACCGCTCGAGGGCGGCATGGTGGACGACTTCATCAAGCGCAAGCACGGGCAGACGGCCGTCACCTACCTGCACCCATGGCTCGAGCCTCTGCTGAAGGAGACCTACGGGGTCATCGTCTATCAGGAGCAGGTGATGCAGATCGCCTCGACGCTGGCGGGGTTCAGCCTCGGCCAGGCCGACCTGCTCCGGCGCGCGATGGGCAAGAAGAAGCCCGAAGAGATGGCCAAGCAGAAGGAGATCTTCCTGCGCGGCGCGGCGGAGAAAGAGGTGAGCGCCCAGATCGCCGAGCAGGTCTTCGACCTGATGGAGGTCTTCGCCGGGTACGGCTTCAACAAGTCGCACAGCGCGGCGTACGCGCTCATCTCGTACCAGACGGCGTACCTGAAGTGCCACTTTCCGGCGGAGTTCATGGCGGCGGTGCTCACCGCCGAAAAAGACGACCTCGACGGCCTGACCAAGTACATCGCCGAGACGCGCGCCATGGGGATCCAGGTGTTGCGCCCGGACGTGAACGAGTCGCTCGCCGATTTCTCGGTGCTGGCGCAGGACGGAGTGCCGTACATCCGGTTCGGCATGGGGGCGGTGCGCAACGTGGGGGGACAGGCGGTGGAAGCGATCGTCGAGGCTCGGCGCGAACGGCCGTTCGACGGGCTCTTCGACTGCTGCGAGCGCGTGGATGCGCGACGCGCGAACAAGCGCGTGATGGAGGCGCTCATCAAGAGCGGGGCCTTCGACGACATCGCGGCGGCGCGCAAGGTGGGGCGCGCGCAGCTCATGGGGGCCCTGGATGCGGCGCAGGAACGTGCGCTCTCGGCCCAGAAGGACCGGGAGTCGGGGCAGACGAGTCTCTTCGGGCTCCTCGGCGGAGGGAGCGCGGCGCCGGCCAGCGTCAAGGCGGCGAGCGCGGAGGAGTATCCGAATCTGCCCGAGTGGGAGCCGCGCCAGCGGCTGGCCTTCGAGAAGGAGAGCCTGGGCTTCTACGTCAGCGGTCACCCGCTCGATCGGTACGCGGAGGACCTGCGGCGGCACGCGTCGACGACCGTCGGCGAGCTCGACAAGCTGCCGGACCGCACCGAGCTCAGCGTGGGTGGTCTGGTGACCGAGTACCGGGAGCGCCCGCTCAAGAGCGGCAAGGGGCGCATGGCGTTCTTCATGCTCGAGGACCAGGGCGGTCAGGTGGAGGTGGTCGTCTTCTCCAAGCCCTTCGAGGAGCACGAGAGCGTGCTGAAGTGCGGCGAGCCGATCCTGGTGCAGGGACGGCTGGCCCACGAAGGGGAGGAGGAGAGCAAGGTCCAGCGCCTGCACCTGAAGTCGGCCGTGACGCTTGCAGATCTGAGAAAGCAGAAAACGACGCAGGTGCATCTGCACCTGCGAAGTGATATCGCGCAAGAGACGCAAATCGAGCAACTGAAGCAAATCTTGCTGGCGCACGTAGGGGAGTGCAGGACGTACGTTCACGTCGCGATCCCCGACCGGTCTGCGACGCGCCTCGTGCTGTCGGAGCGCTATTCGGTGGCGCCGACCGACGAGCTGCTCTTCAAGCTAGAGCGACTCTTCGGCGAGCGCGTGGCGGTGCTGAAGTAAGCGGGCGGTGAAGGGGATGGTTCGGAGCGACGAGGGGCCGAGCTCGCGCTGAGCCACGCGGGGGGCACGGGAGCGGGGGAGCTCGGTGTCCACCGGGAGGGGGAGCGGCGAGAGGCCCGCGCGCACGCGGTACTGGTTCGTCCGCCGCAGCACGTTCAGCAGGAAGCGGTGCCCCTGGAGGAGATAGATCCCGCGACGGTCGAGCATCCCCGCGCGGCGGGCCTTCCAGAACCCCATGCGACGCACCGCGTAGCCGCCGCCGAGGCCGGTGTTGTAGGCGGTGATACCGCCGTCGCGGCCATACCGGCGCACCAGGAAGGAGAGGAACTCCGCCGCGGCGGGGATGGCCTGACAGGGGACCCGCGCCTGCTCGCCGTCGAAGCGCAGGGGTACCGTCCTGGACCGGCGCGCCCGGATGCCGCGCAGGCTGTTGACGGCGCGAATGCCGCCGCCGGTGAACTGGGCGATGCCGATCGCGCCGCCGGCCACGAGTACGCGGCCTTCGGCATGCTGCGCGTACTGCCGCTTGCCCGACCCGACGGGCTCCAGCTTGGATTCGTTGGCGATGAGGCCCTTCAGGAGAAAAGGATCGATCTCGAACCGGAGGGCGGCGGCGAGGATGAGGTCGTCGAAGGGCCCGTGCTGGGTTTCGCGGAAGGCCTCGGGGCCTGTCCGCCGGGGCGCGCTGCCGGGGGGGGCGAGCGTGGACCCTGGTGGTCCGGCCGGGCTGTCCCCGAGCGGATTGAGCTGCTCCGCGAGCGTCAGCCGGCGGAGGGCTCGGTCTGCGGCCTGGATCGTTCGTTCGAGGGAAAGCACCGCGTCGAGGAGCAGCAGCCGGGCGCGGGAAGGCGACAGCATCCACGGGGCGGGGCCCTCTGCGCGCGCAGAGGAGGTCAGCAGCAACAGCGCCAGTCCCCCTTGTTTCGCCAGTTCCCGCATCCGCCGTTCCCTCCTCCATCACACCGAGGAGGTGGGGGGCTTGTAAAGCCTTCATCCGAAATAAATGGAAAACGTCGCATCCTGGCGTGGTTGCGAGCCCGCCGGGAGCGTCGTTTATCAGGGCGCCGGCTCGCTAGCTGCCCGCGGCCGCCTCTCGCCAAAGATGGCCGTGCCCACCCGTACGAGCGTCGCGCCGTGCCGGATGGCCGCCGGGAAGTCGTGACTCATGCCCATCGAGAGCACGACCGGCGCGTCGGGCGACGGGAGGAGGGGACGGACGAGAGGCGCGAGGGCGGCGAGCTCGGCGAAGAAGGGGGCGGCGTCCTCCGGGTCGTCCACCGGCGGGGGCAAGGTCATGAGTCCGAGGCATCGCACGTGCGGCGCTGCCCGGAGGGCGCCCAGGAGCTCGGGGAGATGGTGGCGCGCCGACCCCGACTTGGTGGCCTCGCCGCTCAGGTTGAGCTGCAGCAGGAGGTCCTGCGGGCGCCCGAGCTCGCCGGCACGCGCGTCGATCTTGGCCAAGAGGGGCACGCTGTCCACGCTGTGAACGAGCGTGGCGCGGCCCACCACCAGCTTGACCTTGTTGCGCTGGAGCGGGCCGATGAAGTGCCACCGTAGGCCGGGTAGGTCGGCGAGCGCCTCCGCCTTTGCCGCGAGCTCCTGCGCGTAGTTCTCGCCGAAGTCGCGCTGTCCGGCCTCGTACGCCGCGCGGATCGCCTCGGGGGGCTGCCCCTTGCTGACCGCGAGGAGCGTCACCGATTCCACCGGGCGGCTCGCTGCGACGCAGGCCTCGTGCACGCGTCGCTGCACCTCGTCCAGGCGCGTGGCGATGGAATCCGGGCTCACTTTTCGGTTACCCCGCCGCGAGGGCGCCCACGCCGGCGCGACCGAGGGCCTCGAGCGCCTCGCAGAGGGGGAGGCCGACCACGTTGGTGTAGGAGCCACGAATGGTGCGCACCATGTAGGCCGCCCGATCCTGAATGGCGTAGGCCCCCGCCTTGTCCTGCCAGTCGTCGGTGCGGAGGTAGGTGGCGATCTCGCGCGCGGTGAGCGTCTTGAACTCGACCTCGGTCGCCACGGCCTGCACCTCCTCCGTGCCAGTTGCCGAGAGGACGCAGACCCCCGTGACCACGCGATGTACCCGCCCGGAAAGCGTCGCGAGCATCTCGCGGGCCTCCTCGACAGTGGCCGCCTTCCCGAGAGTGGTGCCGTCGATCACCACTACGGTGTCTGCACCCAGGACGGGGCGCAGGTCTCCCCGGGCGCGATAGCTCGTGGCCACCTCGCGCGCCTTGGCCGCGGCAAGCCGCCGCACGAAGGCCTCGGGGCTCTCGTCCGGGAGCTGCACCTCGGGGACCTGACTCGGGCAGACCTCGAAGGTGAGACCGGAGGCGGCGAGAAGTTCCCGTCGACGGGGAGACGCCGACGCCAGGATGAGCGAGCTCGACGAGCCGTCGTCGCAGCTCACGATGCGCGCTCCGCCTGAGCCTCGCGCAGGGCGGCCGCGAAGTGTGGCAACGCGCCCTCGACGGTCTGCGGCTTGACGCAGAAGGCGATGCGCATGTGCCCGGCCCGGCCGAAGCCGCTGCCCGGAACGACGAGCACGTTGTGCTTGAGGAGGCGAGCGCAGAACGCGACGTCGTCGGGCTCTGGGGTCTCGGGGAAGACGTAGAAGGACCCCTGCGGCGGAGAGAGCCGGTACCCCGCGGCCACGAGCCCTCCGCAGAGCCGCTCTCGCAGGTCGCGGTAGTAGCCGAGGTCCACGGTAGCGCCGAGGGATCGCTCGAGGGCGAGCTGCATGAGCGAGGGGGCGTTGATGAAGCCGAGGACGCGGTTGTTGTAGATCGTCGCGCGGCGCAGGTCCTCCCGATACGGGGCTCGTGGCGAGATGGCGAGGAGCCCGATGCGCTCGCCGGCAAGGCCGAGGTCCTTCGAAAAGCTGTGGGCGAGGAGCGTGCTCGGGTGCGCGGTGAAGAAGCGGGGGTTCTTCAGCCCGTCGTAGGTGAGCTGTGCGTAGGGGGTGTCGGAGAGGACGTAGATGGTCGTCCCGTGGCGGCGCTCGGCGGCCCCGAGCACCTCCCCCAGCGCGTCGATGCGCCCCTGCGAGTAGATCCGGCCGGTCGGGTTGTTCGGCGTGTTGACCAGGACGGCCTTCGTTCGTCCGGTCACCGCGCGGGCGAGGGCCTCGAGGTCCAGGTCGAAGTCGGGACCCGTCTCCACCAGCACCGGCCGCCCCCCTTGTGCCTCGATGTACGACGGGTACTCGACGAAGTAGGGGGCGAAGACGATGACCTCGTTGCCGGGGTCCAGGATGGAACGGAGCGCGACGTGCAGAGCTCCAGCGG
The Deltaproteobacteria bacterium genome window above contains:
- the dnaE gene encoding DNA polymerase III subunit alpha; its protein translation is MSSFAHLHLHSQYSLLDGAIRLKDLFPRVKEYGMNAVALTDHGNMFGAVDFYKEAKKQGVKPIFGCEVYIADGEMKEKTSRRSYHFVLLAKNEEGYRNLTHLVSMGYLEGFYYNPRIDKALLRKHAAGLVGLSACLGGEVAQTLLNRGSDAAAETIREYQSIFEPESFFLEVQPNGLAEQEQVNEDLIKLAHRMNVRLVATNDCHYVDRKDARAHDCLMCIQTGKLVSDENRLKHDVDEYYLKPPEEMERAFSRIPEALECAAAIAELCNVKLELGKTYLPRFQPPGGGDPEGYLRTLAFEGLARRFAEMRDRGQTPDEQTYRERLELELDVIQRMGFSSYFLIVWDFIRFAKEKGVPVGPGRGSGAGSLAAYSLRITDLDPLPYNLLFERFLNPERVSMPDFDVDFCKNRRGEVIRYVTEKYGRDNVGQIVTMHQLKARGVTRDVARVLGISYAEADQVAKLIPEPIAGKHVSIPEALAQEPRLKELAAANPKVAELLEIASALEGLNRHAGTHAAGIVIGERPLWEYVPCFRGQEGELVTQFAMKEVEEAGLVKFDFLGLKTLTILDDAVRMINRDGAVLDLQRVPLDDRATYEMIGAGNTTGVFQLESSGFKELLKKLQPDCFEDIVAAVALYRPGPLEGGMVDDFIKRKHGQTAVTYLHPWLEPLLKETYGVIVYQEQVMQIASTLAGFSLGQADLLRRAMGKKKPEEMAKQKEIFLRGAAEKEVSAQIAEQVFDLMEVFAGYGFNKSHSAAYALISYQTAYLKCHFPAEFMAAVLTAEKDDLDGLTKYIAETRAMGIQVLRPDVNESLADFSVLAQDGVPYIRFGMGAVRNVGGQAVEAIVEARRERPFDGLFDCCERVDARRANKRVMEALIKSGAFDDIAAARKVGRAQLMGALDAAQERALSAQKDRESGQTSLFGLLGGGSAAPASVKAASAEEYPNLPEWEPRQRLAFEKESLGFYVSGHPLDRYAEDLRRHASTTVGELDKLPDRTELSVGGLVTEYRERPLKSGKGRMAFFMLEDQGGQVEVVVFSKPFEEHESVLKCGEPILVQGRLAHEGEEESKVQRLHLKSAVTLADLRKQKTTQVHLHLRSDIAQETQIEQLKQILLAHVGECRTYVHVAIPDRSATRLVLSERYSVAPTDELLFKLERLFGERVAVLK
- a CDS encoding transglycosylase SLT domain-containing protein encodes the protein MRELAKQGGLALLLLTSSARAEGPAPWMLSPSRARLLLLDAVLSLERTIQAADRALRRLTLAEQLNPLGDSPAGPPGSTLAPPGSAPRRTGPEAFRETQHGPFDDLILAAALRFEIDPFLLKGLIANESKLEPVGSGKRQYAQHAEGRVLVAGGAIGIAQFTGGGIRAVNSLRGIRARRSRTVPLRFDGEQARVPCQAIPAAAEFLSFLVRRYGRDGGITAYNTGLGGGYAVRRMGFWKARRAGMLDRRGIYLLQGHRFLLNVLRRTNQYRVRAGLSPLPLPVDTELPRSRAPRVAQRELGPSSLRTIPFTARLLQHRHALAEESL
- a CDS encoding pyridoxal phosphate-dependent aminotransferase; translated protein: MTVARGIQQALQHSSWIRRMFEAGVALKAQVGEDGVFDFSLGNPILEPPQVLQQALRELTAHPPPGLHRYMPNAGFPSTRRAVAHHLSQQEGVDLDLEDVVMTVGAAGALHVALRSILDPGNEVIVFAPYFVEYPSYIEAQGGRPVLVETGPDFDLDLEALARAVTGRTKAVLVNTPNNPTGRIYSQGRIDALGEVLGAAERRHGTTIYVLSDTPYAQLTYDGLKNPRFFTAHPSTLLAHSFSKDLGLAGERIGLLAISPRAPYREDLRRATIYNNRVLGFINAPSLMQLALERSLGATVDLGYYRDLRERLCGGLVAAGYRLSPPQGSFYVFPETPEPDDVAFCARLLKHNVLVVPGSGFGRAGHMRIAFCVKPQTVEGALPHFAAALREAQAERAS
- a CDS encoding YggS family pyridoxal phosphate-dependent enzyme encodes the protein MSPDSIATRLDEVQRRVHEACVAASRPVESVTLLAVSKGQPPEAIRAAYEAGQRDFGENYAQELAAKAEALADLPGLRWHFIGPLQRNKVKLVVGRATLVHSVDSVPLLAKIDARAGELGRPQDLLLQLNLSGEATKSGSARHHLPELLGALRAAPHVRCLGLMTLPPPVDDPEDAAPFFAELAALAPLVRPLLPSPDAPVVLSMGMSHDFPAAIRHGATLVRVGTAIFGERRPRAASEPAP
- the maf gene encoding septum formation protein Maf, with protein sequence MSCDDGSSSSLILASASPRRRELLAASGLTFEVCPSQVPEVQLPDESPEAFVRRLAAAKAREVATSYRARGDLRPVLGADTVVVIDGTTLGKAATVEEAREMLATLSGRVHRVVTGVCVLSATGTEEVQAVATEVEFKTLTAREIATYLRTDDWQDKAGAYAIQDRAAYMVRTIRGSYTNVVGLPLCEALEALGRAGVGALAAG